In one window of Mytilus galloprovincialis chromosome 6, xbMytGall1.hap1.1, whole genome shotgun sequence DNA:
- the LOC143078471 gene encoding uncharacterized protein LOC143078471, which translates to MDPSHVEQQEEIQPQEGDVPELLENPSNTSQSDETPEARRVRDLTEKGQGAFTEKRDKFCQELEALWADIESQLLEVTTPPNDLQQLLTVQDKLVKACNNYRRLTDEYLDFLKRTRTLESQKEIDAFYQTIHTL; encoded by the exons atggatcccagtcatgtAGAACAACAAGAAGAGATTCAGCCCCAAGAAGGAGATGTCCCTGAACTATTAGAAAATCCGTCTAatacatcacagtcagatgaaactcccgaggctaggcgagtacgtgacctcacggaaaaaggacaaggggctttcactgaaaaacgtgacaagttctgtcaggaactagaggctctctgggcagacattgaatcccagttattggaagtaacaacgcctcctaacgatctccagcaactcctaacagtccaggacaaacttgttaaagcctgtaataattatcgtaggctcacagatgaatacctagactttctgaaaaggacccgaacattggagagtcaaaaagaaattgatgcat tttaccaaacaATACACACTCTGTAA